The genomic window CATACCATTCACAAATCACACAGAAATGAAAATATAAAAGATAGCCATTCAAGGGGAAAAACATTGCAGGTCTGTGAACAGTTCTAGTTGAaacagtgacatttctgtacTCACTGTACTGTTGTAAAAaaaccgagagagagaaagagggatgcaCCCCTACTCCCTGCGTCTCTCACAAAAGCTGGCAGGTGACAGTGTTCCCTTGTAGCCAGAGAAACTACCAGCTTTCCCCAGGTCACCAGTAGAGCTTTCCGGATGACACTGATCCCTCGACAGCCATTCAGTGGAACCACAAGTGTGTCTGAAAGGCTGTGGTGCTAACTAAGCATCTACTAAACTAGACTGAATGACTGACAGTAGGCTAGGTCAATATCTATCTTGCTGTGAGGGTTATACTTTGAAAAATGTCATACAGCAAAAAAATGAATATACACACAGAAGCATCAATGTAAATTCCAAGTCTAACAAcaactttgacttttttttggaTGATGACAAGTGTACATTTTGTCACCAAATCATTGTAAACTGGTGCAGTTTTAAGTAAGACTGGAATGTGCGCTTCAATATCATATAGCATAGCCATTATGGGTAGCTTTGCTTCACTAAAGTAAATCCTATTTTTAAGATAACTTGGCTAAAACAATATTCTACCATGAAGACAAAATAACACTAAACAACTCAAAGAAAAGGTTGTTGACAAGCATAAGTGAGGGGATTGATACAAAAATAATGTTAAAATCACACCTGCTGGAGTTCAGTGAAATCCATAATTAAAGAATGTAAGGAATATGGCAAATCAGCCTTGAGCAGGCTTTCACCTTAAACCTACTCTCATGCTGGCATGTTTGGATGTGTGTAATTGGTGgattcataataataataataataataataaagctttatttgtatagcacctttcatacacagaatgcagctcaaagtgctttacatttgaagcatgtaacacaatagtagtcagtcagtcattatcaatcacttttctttgctgtttatgatatgctcagcaacatatcaaaaatatagaaaatgacgtcataagactggcagccttaaccctcttaggGATTCAGGGAAAATGGAGATGATTGGTGCTGGTCTTGTAGGACTGATGTGCTGGATCACCATCACCAGTGATAGGGTTCATGGTGTGATGGAATCTATCTGCAAGATGATGTGTTTAGGTGTTGATACcatggtgttggggttcaggtgCTGGTAGACTGGATCCTGcatggtgttggggttcaggtgCTGGTAGACGAGATCCTGTACCATGATGTTGGGGTTCAGGCCCTGGTAGACTGATTCAGATGCTGTGGTGTTGGAGGGAACTACATCGTGTGATGTTGCATTTAGATCATTTTCATAATCAGCCAGCTGAAAAAGATTTCCATAGACAGAACAACATTGAGTGAGGAGTTCAGTGTTTCTGATTGATGTGTATTGAGAGGTATTGAGTAGTGAAAAAGTTGATATCACAACTACTGTAACCTCAGGTGTTGCAGAAGGAGCTGCAGTTATCTGGCCAAGAGGCACAGCAGAAACTGAGAAAAACACATACGAGTGTTATTctatctgagagtgtgtgtgtgtgtgtgtgtgcggtggaaGCTAGAAGAGACACAGACGTTCATAACATAATTGAATCAAATATTGTGCATCTCTATTCTAAATATGCAAATGATATTAAACATACATGTTGAAGATGATGACTGTGACCATGATGGTGTTGatggtgttgttgtttgtggtgATGGCTGGGGTGAGATGGTTGGTGGTGGTAAAGGTGAGGAGTTAGGAACAGGTGATGATGGAGATGCAAGCATGGCTGGTGGTCTTGGAGGCACCTGCAGCTCTGTGTAGTATTCATATGTGGACACAGAAGTTCCATTGGTTCCACACCAGTATTTCCCAGAATCCCCTGGCATCAGTTCAGTAATGGTCATAGTGAAGACTGCAGCAGTGGTGTCATAGAGAGAGTATCTCCCACTTGTTGTGGCCACTTTGTTAGTTTTTTCCTGAGATTGAATGAGAGGCTTGTTGTTTCTGTTTCAGTCATCTTTACAGAGGAGGTTTATTTTCTCAGAATCCTCAGGGTCATATGGACACATGATCTGAACTTCACCACCTACATATCTACTCAACTGAGTCTCTTGGATGTGGACCGAACCAATGATGCTGTTAAAAGCATGTAATTGTATGCACaaacataaataataatacacaaTGAAATTAGTAAACATATTATATAAAACACATTTTAGCCATAGAGAAGTTGGAGAAGTAAGGGCAATGAGAGGTCAGGTCATAGCTCCGCCCCAAAATGTATAACTCACCAATGATGAGTTCAGTTGAGTTGATCAGAGTGAtatatctgtgtatttgtacagcTGCACCAGCTCCACACCAATACTCTCCAGCATCTCTTTCAGTCAGCTGGAGTAGGGTCACAGAGAACTTCACCTCACTTTCATCAGCGGGGAGCTTTTGTATTTTCatcttgtgtgttttgtgtgatgtCAGTTCAAAGCAGGATAACTTTCTATGACGCTGGCAGAGGTATTTGGATTTGTAATTTGTAGGGTTCAGGGAAAGTGCAGTTTATCTCAATACTTCCCCCATGAAAGTGAGTCATTGATTCATGATTCCAGTTACCTGTCAAACCTAGAAGAGAGAAGAATGATTCtattgcacacactctctcatgatCACTCATTATCTCTTGAACTGAAAACTGAATATCACAACTCAAGTTGTATCATTAAGTGGTATACTATAGTGACGTGAATGTACAAACCTTGCTGAACGTTCAGTTCTATGTCAGTAGAGATAACAAAAGCTCTCTCCACCTACACTTGTCCTGTGCCCACTGTCCTCAGTAGTCAGCTGAGTGATGAGCAACATGAAGTTCCCCTCTGATGGGTTGTCATATAGAGAGAACTTTCCATTTTGTGCAGGGCTAGTTTTACTATCTGCTTTTATATCACTAACACAAGCAAGCAATGATCCTTTGCAGAAATACTTCCTGATCCTTGTTTCATAACGTGAATAGCTACACTTAATGATGACAGCACCCCCTTCATGTCCAGTCACCTCAAAGGGTTTAACTCCAGCTGTTCATGAAGAAAATATGTAGAAAATATAAGAGTTTAGTGTGAGGCTGTGGGCAGAGCAGAAGTACATGCCCAGGCCTTGCTGCAGTTCACTAAGCATGTGCATGGTGCATTCTGCTGATGATCATTTCTTCACTTGGTGTTGTAGTGTCAGCAAGGTTTTTAGCAAAGCTGAAGACAAACACTAATACATGCTGAATAAAAACATAACCCAATATCACCATATGCAGTCATGAAGGAGTATATacaacgtatgtgtgtgtgtgtgtgtgattgtgagatTGTGAGaaagtgagtctgtgtgtatgtgagagacttgTGAAACCCAGAGCGGTAGAGAAAACAGAGTGACTCCCATTAGAGACCGTGGAAAAAAATGGCAGCGCTTTTCCATGACAACATATTTTTCCATCTGCGCATGCACACTGTAACCAAAGCAGTCAGACGCACAAAGTGGGCGGAGTCAGGCCGaagttaattaataaaagataTATTGAGAGATCAGAAGTTAACActggttgcatgtgattggtGTATTCCATTTCACTTCGATGGAGATTTCTTGCAAATTTTAGAGTCCCTGGCTTTCTGCTATCTATATCGCCCACAGTTTATGTTTGTTCTCTTCCTGTTCAGatacatgtggtttagtctttGGTGTTCTGCCAACTCTAATGTCTGAGGTTCACCTCTTCCTGTATTTCTGCTTACTTCTGACAGACACATTTACTCTaataagggaccgttcgttatttataaaccggatcaccggagggattttgagtgcttcgatcaaaagttgcatgaccctcccctgcctgctatataattttcaacgaccctccagcagcattttcaaaaatgacatgaccctccccggccaattgtCGATGTCTTCCACCCACGCTCTTACGTgctatgaaaacacatcaacataTGCTACCGCCCTAAaaccaacctctgctttctgatctcatcacacttcaccaagatggtggccatttcagtagatttactcactaacattgttgtggaaacacaataagcatgaaaactaaatgcacacttcctgcaactgcattagcctacttgaaaagttagcctactcctctagtaagtattcacatgaaataaaacaataaagcattgagaccattcaacaaagcacactgggtaataacaaattcaacacatgaaatTGTTGCTacggactcgtctctaggcttcctcagtcattgtaaagctaccgaagctgaacattatacAAAACTCAATTTTTCAGACGaacgtcaatttgggagcttgctacactccttccttctcaaatgacttgaaaaggccgtttgcacaatttcacaaataatcacagggactgaaaaatacctaacatgccaactttttctgggtttatcattttaacgtttccccgctgtcttgccgttttaatattttcccataggatatcccatattactgtaatagggcctactctcataacattagtcctgcattctggcctctctgtgttgtcctgttgttacccctagcccttccagtgaaacagatgtattcaaatcattgttttgcttgcttgaatgcaaactcagagtgatgttaacctaggcctatttaagttaacgacgtggttgtcgtgagagcacgattcattagcgcttgcagtgttcggccgtaggctatgcctacgtgcacacctgccaggctactcagctagacaaagaattccccctgtatattcactccaagttggcctaccataacttatcAACTACACTgcagaccataaactggctatttatatgaccaaatgtatttgttcaactttatgaagcagaattacgcactgctacttggaacgtaacacatttttgttagcaggagagagaatgacagcgattaagaAATTGCaattgttgctggttaccaataaataggcctactatatatattttttttgcaaacaacaaaaacagaaaggatggagacagcaaagctagagatgggcaggaacgaggtcaattggtagaaatgcttgtcaaaacgttaggagctggatgtgtggatgaatgaagcttTATGTTAatcatgcacactgtttaaagttaggctacacggtaaactacaagtaaaccaaagttaaattttactttttagggctggataaagttgaccaaatggatataggctgttaggcgtgaataaagtaggctactttgttgctccaacccttccaacgttaatggggacgaatgttgacattttccgtattttgcgtgagaaacccgggaaatctcccttattttcattgttgaatgttgacagagctatggaacgaaagaaaacgttatatggcgacagaaatcaacaatcaaacaagccactttgattttttgctgttttcattaatacaaaagatgggtgaccctccctcctagacaaaaaaaagttaggtgaccctcccctcaacaaagaataaaaagataTGACCcaatggcattttttttttcctccggtggccccgtgaataaataacgaacggtccctaagaGAGAATACCTTCTACAATATCCATAGTACACGTGTACATCAATTTAGTACACATTGTTAAATGCATTAAAGATAAAAGGGTGGTGTAATATTGGTAGTACAGCACAAGATCTTGAATGAGCCCAAATTATCCAATTTATTTACATGTCAtctaaataaatataatataatattactgtctggTTATGTGAGCCTTACACTACACAACCATACCTTATAACCTTGCAGATATGACAATATC from Alosa sapidissima isolate fAloSap1 chromosome 9, fAloSap1.pri, whole genome shotgun sequence includes these protein-coding regions:
- the LOC121719625 gene encoding pectinesterase inhibitor 10-like, producing MTITELMPGDSGKYWCGTNGTSVSTYEYYTELQVPPRPPAMLASPSSPVPNSSPLPPPTISPQPSPQTTTPSTPSWSQSSSSTFSAVPLGQITAAPSATPELADYENDLNATSHDVVPSNTTASESVYQGLNPNIMVQDLVYQHLNPNTMQDPVYQHLNPNTMVSTPKHIILQIDSITP